The following are encoded together in the Populus trichocarpa isolate Nisqually-1 chromosome 5, P.trichocarpa_v4.1, whole genome shotgun sequence genome:
- the LOC18098844 gene encoding intracellular protein transport protein USO1: protein MAKKKVIHQTQDPEQQNPRDQNQNLTTQHQHQQPSMEDPDDKFQSLKTVNDLLVKEAKQRRQQVESLVKAKEALETELALYCKEKSELESELGKISDGRVSLEIEKALFCVFIETRMVEMGSFVDGLVREKRGKDNEIGALESEVKGLVMNVETERDRLSRVYRERDLLKSDVDNWMKGADGLKDSVVELEKMEREGEEEIEKLYKQYALLDKEMKDGEKEIEELQRLRGLAENNLVEKVNEIEDLKREIGRIEKERNEIAGEKSEQKVKIGELERKAGELDEIVSSLQKEKGVLSGKAMELEKSLGLALEKENAMVREIDGLMEEKKEKERTIVRLMEEKDDDCKYKIMAYAEIEDKKGLIEELLREKNEIEEVKVIKEGEIVKLHEEVGQLRGDIFSMQESIKDREDKNKQVVSEASHYKDAFEKVRLERDTAQKSLGEERKNAMNLRSKVLEMEKRVEETVEERAKMKNEHESLVSQKKEMESQVATLEKEKDLLQKHFTEAERKIDELRTKIESAGTNYDRALAMLKNTAALLCESNNVKEDMIVTEKMLNGEIEPYASKLEVIKTAFSNKQTVVEEMKQQLEFLQNSVAKADKKNSLLSLLSSATAVVAAAVSLAYVARLR, encoded by the coding sequence atggcCAAAAAGAAAGTGATCCATCAAACCCAAGACCCCGAACAACAAAACCCACGggatcaaaatcaaaacttgacCACCCAACATCAACACCAGCAACCCTCCATGGAAGACCCTGATGACAAGTTTCAATCTTTGAAAACTGTCAATGATTTGCTTGTCAAGGAGGCAAAACAACGCAGACAACAAGTTGAATCTCTGGTGAAAGCTAAGGAGGCTTTGGAGACTGAGCTGGCTCTGTATTGTAAGGAAAAGAGTGAGTTGGAGAGTGAGTTGGGTAAAATCAGTGATGGGAGGGTGAGTTTGGAGATAGAAAAGGCgctattttgtgtttttatcgAGACCCGGATGGTTGAAATGGGTAGTTTTGTTGATGGTCTggtgagagagaagagagggaaggaCAATGAAATTGGGGCCTTGGAGAGTGAGGTTAAGGGGTTAGTGATGAATGTTGAGACTGAGAGAGATAGATTGAGTCGGGTTTATCGCGAGAGGGATTTGTTGAAGAGTGATGTTGATAATTGGATGAAGGGGGCTGATGGTTTGAAAGATAGTGTGGTTGAATTGGAGAAAATGGAGAGGGAGGGTGAGGAAGAGATTGAGAAACTTTATAAACAATATGCTTTGTTGGATAAGGAAATGAAGGACGGAGAGAAAGAAATTGAGGAGCTTCAAAGATTGAGAGGTTTGGCTGAAAATAATTTGGTGGAGAAAGTGAATGAAATTGAGGATTTGAAGAGAGAGATTGGACGGATTGAGAAGGAAAGGAACGAGATTGCTGGTGAAAAAAGTGAGCAGAAGGTGAAGATTGGTGAGTTGGAGAGAAAAGCAGGGGAACTTGATGAGATTGTATCAAGTTTGCAGAAGGAGAAGGGAGTTTTGAGCGGAAAAGCTATGGAATTGGAGAAGAGTTTGGGGCTGGCATTGGAGAAGGAGAATGCAATGGTAAGGGAAATTGATGGTTTGATGgaagagaagaaggaaaaagaaaggacAATTGTGCGTTTAATGGAGGAAAAGGATGATGACTGTAAATATAAGATCATGGCTTATGCTGAAATTGAGGATAAGAAAGGATTAATTGAGGAATTGTTGAGAGAGAAGAATGAGATTGAGGAAGTGAAAGTTATTAAGGAGGGTGAAATTGTGAAGCTGCACGAGGAGGTGGGTCAGCTAAGGggtgatattttttcaatgcaaGAATCGATCAAGGATCGAGAAGATAAGAACAAACAAGTAGTTTCTGAAGCCAGTCATTATAAAGATGCTTTTGAGAAAGTAAGGCTTGAGAGGGACACTGCTCAAAAAAGTTTAGGTGAGGAGAGAAAGAACGCCATGAACTTGAGGTCTAAAGTTTTGGAAATGGAGAAGAGAGTTGAAGAAACTGTGGAGGAGCGTGCAAAGATGAAAAACGAGCATGAGAGTCTGGTCTCGCAAAAGAAGGAAATGGAAAGCCAAGTTGCTACGTTGGAGAAGGAAAAAGATTTGTTACAGAAGCATTTCACAGAAGCAGAAAGGAAAATAGATGAGTTGAGGACCAAAATAGAATCAGCTGGTACTAATTATGATAGAGCACTAGCCATGCTAAAGAATACTGCTGCATTGTTATGTGAATCAAACAATGTTAAAGAAGATATGATTGTCACTGAAAAGATGCTTAATGGTGAAATCGAACCGTATGCAAGTAAGCTGGAAGTTATTAAGACTGCATTTAGTAACAAGCAGACAGTGGTGGAGGAGATGAAGCAACAATTAGAATTTCTGCAGAATTCTGTGGCAAAGGCGGATAAGAAGAATAGCCTTTTAAGTCTGTTGTCTTCAGCAACTGCAGTTGTTGCTGCAGCAGTGTCTCTTGCATATGTTGCTAGATTacgttga